The bacterium genome includes a window with the following:
- a CDS encoding DUF4097 family beta strand repeat-containing protein, with translation MSERLRILKLLEEGKINAEEAARLLEALNGGESRKRHGPPHAFSFWHTMDSIPEMVTSAIHGAFGHASAEETLKFSKKQKLELKGVSGDIDISGKDTDIITIEKDGFVGVNESPDTLQIKALSGNLEITVPKAINLGIKGVSGDLNIAHVNGIIEIATVSADICGKDLSGSLKADIVSGDVELEYSMIDKIEIKEKTGDVSITISKDTEAEIEVETREGEIDCEFELKDAVEKNGYLKGTINKPGGKIFIRNEYGDVAIQKK, from the coding sequence TTGAGTGAACGTCTGCGGATCCTGAAACTGCTTGAAGAGGGTAAGATAAATGCCGAGGAAGCAGCCCGTCTGTTGGAAGCGCTTAACGGCGGTGAATCAAGAAAGCGACATGGCCCTCCTCATGCGTTCAGTTTCTGGCATACCATGGATTCCATTCCTGAGATGGTCACTTCCGCCATTCATGGTGCGTTTGGCCACGCATCAGCTGAAGAAACCTTGAAATTTTCAAAAAAACAGAAGTTGGAACTCAAGGGTGTCAGTGGTGATATTGACATCTCAGGAAAAGACACTGATATCATAACGATTGAGAAAGATGGTTTTGTGGGCGTAAACGAAAGCCCGGATACGCTCCAGATCAAAGCACTCAGCGGAAACCTTGAAATCACAGTTCCCAAAGCCATCAACCTTGGCATAAAAGGCGTTTCCGGAGACCTCAATATTGCCCATGTGAACGGTATTATCGAAATCGCCACGGTATCAGCCGATATTTGCGGCAAGGACCTGTCAGGCAGCTTGAAAGCGGACATAGTTTCTGGTGATGTTGAACTTGAATATAGCATGATCGACAAGATCGAAATTAAAGAAAAAACTGGTGATGTTTCCATTACGATAAGTAAAGACACAGAAGCGGAAATCGAAGTGGAGACTCGCGAAGGCGAGATTGACTGCGAGTTTGAGCTTAAAGATGCGGTGGAGAAAAACGGTTACTTGAAGGGTACTATCAACAAACCAGGCGGAAAAATTTTTATCAGGAATGAATACGGCGACGTGGCG
- the asnS gene encoding asparagine--tRNA ligase yields the protein MQAYIEEIGKYEGKEVEIKGWLYNVRSSGKVCFLLIRDGTGIIQSVISQDDAKPEIFEIADKLTQESSLVITGTVRADKRAPGGYEIIAKDIRIIQYAKDYPITPKEHSIEFLLPLRHLWIRSKKQNAILRIRHEVIKGLRDFLDNQGFINADTPILTPAAVEGTTTLFPVEYYDETVYLTQSGQLYNEATAASLGKVYCFGPTFRAEKSKTRRHLTEFWMLEPEIAFAGLNDIMDTEENMVSYVVERVLEKRKEELKILERDLGKLETIKKPFPRITYKEAVEMIHKKDKTFKDGDDFGAPQETLLGESFDRPILVHHYPAHCKAFYMKRDPGDDSLSLSVDMIASEGYGEIIGGGQREDDHAALVKRIKEHKLPEQAYKWYLDLRLFGTYPHGGFGLGLERTIAWICGIAHVRETIPFPRMLEKIYP from the coding sequence ATGCAGGCATATATCGAGGAGATCGGCAAGTACGAAGGCAAGGAAGTCGAGATAAAAGGCTGGCTTTACAACGTGCGCTCATCGGGCAAGGTCTGCTTTCTGCTCATCCGTGACGGCACCGGCATCATCCAGTCGGTCATCAGCCAGGATGACGCAAAACCCGAGATCTTCGAGATCGCCGACAAACTAACCCAGGAGTCATCCCTGGTCATCACGGGCACGGTGCGCGCTGACAAGCGGGCGCCAGGTGGCTACGAGATCATTGCAAAGGACATCAGGATCATCCAATATGCCAAAGATTATCCGATCACGCCCAAAGAACATTCCATTGAGTTCCTGTTGCCGTTACGGCACTTATGGATCCGTTCCAAAAAGCAGAACGCGATCCTGCGGATCCGGCACGAGGTAATAAAGGGCTTGAGGGATTTCCTTGACAACCAGGGGTTCATCAATGCCGACACGCCGATCCTCACACCTGCTGCGGTTGAGGGCACGACCACGCTGTTCCCGGTCGAGTATTACGACGAAACCGTGTATCTCACCCAGAGCGGCCAGTTGTACAACGAAGCGACCGCGGCGTCACTGGGTAAGGTTTATTGCTTCGGACCGACATTCCGCGCGGAAAAATCAAAGACCCGACGCCATCTGACCGAGTTCTGGATGCTGGAACCCGAGATCGCCTTTGCTGGTCTCAACGACATCATGGATACTGAAGAAAATATGGTTTCATATGTCGTTGAACGAGTCCTGGAAAAGAGAAAAGAGGAGTTGAAGATCCTGGAACGCGACCTTGGCAAACTGGAGACAATAAAAAAACCATTCCCGAGGATCACATATAAGGAAGCCGTGGAAATGATCCACAAAAAGGATAAAACATTCAAGGACGGCGATGATTTTGGCGCGCCCCAGGAGACTTTATTGGGCGAAAGCTTTGACCGTCCGATCCTGGTCCATCATTACCCGGCGCACTGCAAGGCTTTCTATATGAAGCGCGATCCCGGGGACGACTCCTTATCTTTAAGCGTTGACATGATCGCGTCCGAAGGTTACGGCGAGATCATCGGCGGCGGCCAGCGCGAGGACGATCATGCGGCGCTGGTCAAGAGAATAAAGGAACACAAGCTCCCTGAGCAGGCTTACAAATGGTATCTGGATCTGCGGCTTTTCGGCACCTACCCCCATGGCGGTTTTGGGCTGGGCCTGGAACGCACGATCGCCTGGATCTGCGGCATTGCGCATGTAAGAGAGACAATACCGTTCCCGAGGATGCTGGAAAAGATATATCCTTAA
- a CDS encoding DUF5668 domain-containing protein yields MKFWFHSVFNGILLIVIGAVIWLSNLGIIHITWYRDWPAILIALGIVGVIRYFIKK; encoded by the coding sequence ATGAAATTCTGGTTCCATTCTGTTTTCAACGGCATTCTTTTGATCGTGATTGGTGCTGTAATCTGGCTCTCCAACCTTGGCATCATCCATATCACCTGGTACCGCGACTGGCCTGCGATCCTGATCGCCCTCGGTATTGTAGGCGTAATAAGATATTTCATAAAGAAATAA
- a CDS encoding glycosyltransferase family 2 protein gives MKVSILVPAYNEVENIPYLVEELDKFMKNHKDYEVIVIDDGSRDSTFDAVNKHKRDYLKVVRHKRNLGKTQAVLTGAAAAAGEILVIFDADLQFDLYDIPKLVELIDNGADVATGWKQGVYEKKFVSNVYNWCGRRLFRLKVHDMNAIKAFKKDVLQAIPLRKEWHRYIVPLAHEYGFKIEEIKVTLRLRKYGTPKYQQKSRIVVGLFDLLAVKFHATFMQKPLLYFGTIGMISFLLGVVAGIVAIVLRIFGHGFRPLLYLVVLLVVSGILFFSLGLIGESIRSVLDRLEKNDAEKHR, from the coding sequence ATGAAAGTATCAATTTTGGTCCCCGCGTATAATGAAGTTGAGAACATCCCATACCTGGTCGAGGAATTAGACAAATTCATGAAAAACCATAAGGATTATGAAGTTATCGTCATTGACGACGGTTCCAGAGACAGCACTTTTGATGCCGTGAACAAGCATAAAAGAGACTATTTAAAGGTTGTCCGGCACAAGCGGAACCTGGGTAAGACCCAGGCGGTTTTGACCGGCGCAGCCGCGGCGGCGGGCGAGATCCTTGTGATCTTTGATGCTGACCTGCAGTTCGACCTTTATGACATACCAAAACTTGTGGAATTGATCGATAACGGTGCGGACGTGGCGACCGGTTGGAAACAAGGCGTTTACGAGAAAAAATTCGTTTCCAATGTTTACAACTGGTGCGGCCGTAGACTATTCAGGCTCAAAGTCCACGACATGAACGCGATCAAAGCGTTCAAGAAAGATGTTCTGCAGGCGATCCCGTTGCGCAAGGAGTGGCACCGGTATATTGTGCCCCTTGCCCATGAGTACGGATTCAAGATCGAGGAAATAAAAGTAACATTAAGACTGCGTAAATACGGTACTCCCAAGTATCAGCAGAAATCAAGGATCGTCGTCGGCCTGTTCGATCTGCTGGCCGTGAAATTCCACGCGACGTTCATGCAGAAGCCGCTTCTTTATTTCGGCACGATCGGCATGATCTCCTTTTTGCTGGGCGTCGTGGCGGGGATCGTTGCGATCGTGCTCAGGATATTCGGCCACGGGTTCAGGCCGCTACTGTACCTCGTCGTTTTGCTCGTGGTGTCGGGCATATTGTTCTTTTCCCTTGGTTTGATCGGAGAATCGATCCGTTCGGTCCTTGACCGCCTGGAAAAGAACGATGCAGAGAAGCATCGATGA
- a CDS encoding DUF2089 family protein has translation MTYMVKKIKECPSCGQEMVISELKCPKCDLRVSKDISLCPFCQLNEDDYEFLMVFLRTQGRITDMEKALDTSYPTIKSKIDDLLKSLKLSPLVDADDPIEALSNGKISVDEAVGILKQRRKK, from the coding sequence ATGACATATATGGTTAAAAAAATTAAGGAGTGTCCATCTTGCGGGCAAGAGATGGTTATTAGCGAATTGAAGTGCCCGAAATGTGATCTGAGAGTGAGTAAAGACATCTCACTATGTCCTTTTTGCCAGTTGAATGAGGACGACTACGAATTTCTCATGGTCTTTCTTCGCACCCAGGGCAGGATCACTGATATGGAGAAAGCGCTGGATACTTCCTACCCCACGATAAAATCAAAGATCGACGATCTGCTGAAAAGTTTGAAGCTCTCTCCCCTGGTTGACGCGGATGATCCGATCGAAGCGCTATCTAATGGAAAAATATCCGTGGATGAAGCAGTCGGCATTCTGAAACAAAGGAGAAAAAAATGA